In Alosa sapidissima isolate fAloSap1 chromosome 4, fAloSap1.pri, whole genome shotgun sequence, the following are encoded in one genomic region:
- the pdzrn3b gene encoding E3 ubiquitin-protein ligase PDZRN3-B isoform X3 produces the protein MGCSLCTLQKPEEQYKLLYEVCQVNGKDLSKATHEQAVEAFRNAKEPIMVQVLRRAPRPKPAGPVGDMQVVDMATQTEITFQHIMALSKLPTAASPPPVTVLEQYLLPEEHSPAHEYFDPADFLEGMQQEIEREELEYEEVDLYRSNIQDKLGLTVCYRTDDEDETGIYVSEIDPNSIAAKDGRIREGDRIIQINGIEIQNREDAVALLTSEENKNVCLLVARPEIQLDEGWMDDDRNDFLDDLHMDMLEQQHHQAMQFTASMLQQKKHEEDGGTTDTATLLSQRHEKDSGVGRTDESTRNDESSEQENLGDEHAPCGPFSASTTLGSGSGRRRLAYSQDTLGSGDLPFSSESLISESDFLGIPADECERFRELLELKCQVRSAAGGGSGGALYCPGMAAAAASAGGGVVGGEEGVDKELELLNEELRTIELECLSIVRAHKVQQLREQYRESWMLHNSGFRNYNTSVDAARRHELTDITELPEKSDKDSSSAYNTGESCRSTPLTLELSPDNSLRRASDGLPEGVAANPGKVLKPLLSPVQEVCGGGGSSGRGRVTSSSSSSSSKDPESVTQAEGQRKADAAAATAGGKSGRGSSLLQGHSPYKHAHIPAHAQHYQSYMQLIQQKSAVEYAQSQMSLVSMCRDPLSPTSSRAGGPGGGSGGSELGPKMEWKVKIRSDGTRYITKRPVRDRLLKERALRIREERSGMTTDDDAASELKMGRYWSKEERKQHAVRAREHRQRREFMKQSRMDCLKDGQGGGCGGDGSPGTGSGSGPDEPHKELNIIELSHKKMMKKRNKKIFDNWMTIQELLTHGTRSPDGARVYNSLLSVTTV, from the exons GTGAACGGTAAGGACCTGTCCAAGGCGACGCACGAGCAGGCGGTGGAGGCCTTCCGGAACGCCAAGGAGCCCATCATGGTGCAGGTGCTGCGGCGGGCCCCTCGGCCCAAGCCGGCTGGCCCCGTGGGGGACATGCAGGTGGTGGACATGGCCACGCAGACGGAGATCACCTTCCAGCACATCATGGCCCTCAGCAAGCTGCCCACTGCCGCCAGCCCACCACCCGTTACCGTGCTCGAGCAGTACCTGCTGCCTGAAGA ACACTCTCCTGCACATGAGTACTTTGACCCTGCGGACTTCCTGGAGGGCATGCAGCAAGAGATCGAGCGTGAGGAGCTGGAGTATGAG GAAGTGGATTTATACCGGTCGAACATTCAGGATAAGCTGGGTCTGACCGTGTGCTACAGAACCGACGACGAGGACGAGACCGGGATCTACGTCAGTGAA ATTGATCCAAACAGCATAGCAGCAAAGGATGGAAGAATCCGAGAAGGCGACAGGATCATCCAG atcaATGGCATCGAGATCCAGAATCGTGAGGACGCAGTGGCCCTGCTCACCAGCGAGGAGAACAAGAACGTCTGTCTGCTCGTGGCACGACCAGAGATCCAG CTGGATGAAGGCTGGATGGATGATGACCGAAACGACTTCCTGGATGACCTGCACATGGACATGCTGGAGCAGCAGCATCACCAGGCCATGCAGTTCACTGCCAGCATGCTCCAGCAG aagaaGCATGAGGAGGACGGCGGCACCACCGACACGGCCACTCTGCTCTCGCAGCGGCACGAGAAGGACAGCGGCGTGGGCCGCACGGATGAGAGCACGCGCAACGACGAGAGCTCGGAGCAGGAGAACCTGGGCGACGAGCACGCCCCGTGCGGCCCCTTCTCGGCCAGCACCACGCTGGGCAGCGGCAGCGGGCGCCGGCGGCTGGCCTACAGCCAGGACACGCTGGGCAGCGGAGACCTGCCCTTCAGCAGCGAGTCGCTCATCAGCGAGTCCGACTTCCTGGGCATCCCGGCGGACGAGTGCGAGCGCTTCCGCGAGCTGCTGGAGCTCAAGTGTCAGGTGCGCAGCGCGGCCGGCGGGGGCAGTGGCGGCGCCCTCTACTGCCCGGGCATGGCGGCCGCGGCAGCGTCAGCGGGCGGCGGTGTAGTCGGAGGCGAGGAGGGGGTGGACAAAGAGCTGGAGCTGCTGAACGAGGAGCTGCGCACCATCGAGCTGGAGTGCCTGAGCATCGTGCGCGCGCACAAGGTGCAGCAGCTGCGCGAGCAGTACCGCGAGTCGTGGATGCTGCACAACAGCGGCTTCCGCAACTACAACACCAGCGTGGACGCGGCGCGGCGCCACGAGCTGACCGACATCACCGAGCTGCCCGAGAAGTCGGACAAGGACAGCTCGAGCGCCTACAACACAGGCGAGAGCTGCCGGAGCACGCCGCTCACGCTCGAGCTCTCGCCGGACAACTCGCTGCGGCGCGCCAGCGACGGTCTGCCTGAGGGGGTGGCCGCCAACCCGGGGAAGGTCCTCAAGCCCCTGCTGTCGCCCGTCCAGGAGGTGTGCGGAGGAGGAGGGTCCAGTGGACGCGGCCGAGTCACGTCGTCTtcgtcctcgtcctcgtccAAGGACCCGGAGAGCGTGACGCAGGCTGAGGGTCAGCGTAAGGCGGACGCAGCGGCCGCCACCGCTGGGGGAAAGTCCGGCCGAGGGTCGTCCCTCCTCCAGGGCCACTCGCCCTACAAGCACGCCCACATCCCCGCACACGCTCAGCACTACCAGAGCTACATGCAGCTCATCCAGCAGAAGTCGGCCGTGGAGTACGCCCAGAGCCAGATGAGCCTGGTCAGCATGTGCCGCGACCCGCTGTCCCCCACCTCGTCCAGGGCCGGCGGCCCCGGTGGTGGCAGCGGCGGCTCGGAGCTGGGCCCCAAGATGGAGTGGAAGGTGAAGATCCGCAGCGACGGCACGCGCTACATCACCAAGCGGCCGGTGCGCGACCGGCTGCTGAAGGAGCGGGCGCTGCGCATCCGCGAGGAGCGCAGCGGGATGACCACGGACGACGACGCGGCCAGCGAGCTCAAGATGGGCCGCTACTGGAGCAAGGAGGAGCGCAAGCAGCACGCCGTGCGCGCACGCGAGCACCGCCAGCGGCGGGAGTTCATGAAGCAGAGCCGCATGGACTGCCTCAAGGACGGGCAGGGCGGCGGGTGCGGAGGGGACGGCAGCCCGGGCACAGGGTCCGGCTCGGGGCCGGACGAGCCACATAAGGAGCTCAACATCATCGAACTGAGCCACAAGAAGATGATGAAGAAGCGCAACAAGAAGATCTTCGACAACTGGATGACCATCCAGGAGCTGCTGACGCACGGCACGCGCTCGCCCGACGGCGCACGCGTCTACAACTCCCTGCTCTCCGTCACCACCGTCTAG